One genomic window of Bradyrhizobium sp. B124 includes the following:
- a CDS encoding CBS domain-containing protein: MKVKDVMHRGVDWVSPDTPITEIAKLMQGHDVGCIPVGQDDRLIGMVTDRDLVCKGLASKSFNSARTTARDVMTEGIHCCREDDDLAKAVHHMETLKIRRLPVINKSKRMVGMVSLGDIGHFAGADLMSQCMKSVSAHH; the protein is encoded by the coding sequence ATGAAGGTCAAGGACGTGATGCACAGGGGCGTCGATTGGGTCAGCCCAGATACCCCGATCACTGAAATCGCAAAATTGATGCAAGGGCACGACGTCGGCTGCATTCCGGTCGGACAAGACGATCGTCTGATCGGAATGGTGACGGATCGCGACCTCGTCTGCAAAGGTCTTGCGAGCAAGAGCTTCAACTCTGCGCGCACCACAGCGCGCGATGTGATGACCGAAGGCATCCACTGCTGCCGGGAAGACGACGATCTGGCGAAAGCGGTGCATCACATGGAGACGCTGAAGATCCGCAGGCTGCCTGTCATCAACAAGAGCAAACGGATGGTCGGCATGGTCAGCCTGGGGGATATCGGCCACTTTGCCGGTGCCGATCTCATGTCCCAATGCATGAAGAGCGTGTCGGCTCATCATTGA
- a CDS encoding cytochrome c, giving the protein MVGLILSPAKAADANHGAELAKRWCASCHVVDSGQKQASADVPPFPAIANKLDFSAEKLAFFLLDPHPKMPNFPLSRNEAGDIAAYIGSLRK; this is encoded by the coding sequence ATGGTCGGTCTGATTTTGTCGCCGGCAAAGGCGGCCGATGCAAATCACGGCGCAGAACTCGCAAAGCGCTGGTGCGCTTCATGTCACGTCGTCGACAGCGGACAGAAACAGGCGAGTGCGGACGTCCCACCCTTCCCTGCAATAGCAAACAAATTGGATTTCAGCGCCGAGAAGCTCGCCTTCTTTTTGCTGGATCCCCATCCGAAGATGCCCAATTTCCCGCTGAGCCGAAATGAAGCCGGCGATATCGCCGCCTATATCGGCTCGCTTCGAAAATAG
- the mgtA gene encoding magnesium-translocating P-type ATPase, which yields MFSNLTKEAGSIGVEHSASGDLLVAASRLDPFEACARAGSAFDGLSGVEADARLKKFGPNLVARERKASIPEELWSRARNPLNALLLTLAFVSYFLGDVRAAIVIAVMVVLAITTAFIQEHRSNEAAARLRAMVHTTASVRRRPCQSDDPFSEIPIDQIVPGDVVRLSAGDMIPADLRLLEAKDLFINQSALTGESMPAEKHAEASASISDNAFEMPNLCFMGANVVSGYGTGVVLQTGSRTFFGQLAHEVAGRRVPTAFDQGINRFTWMMIRFILVMVPAVFLINGLTKHDWLQALLFAVAVAVGLTPEMLPMIVTVNLAKGAIAMSRKKVIVKRLNAIQNFGAMDVLCTDKTGTLTQDRIILKRHLDIQGQESERVLQYAFLNSHFQSGLRNLLDEAVLAHVELEHALNIGGGFSKIDEIPFDFSRRRLSVVVAREDGKHVLICKGAVEEVFAVCSGYTLDGQVRRLDEQHFDAAQRQTIALNSDGFRVVAVAYKEVDPSKTVYSVEDEADLTLLGYVAFLDPPKESTREAIAALACKGVQVKVLTGDNEIITRKVCNEVQLDPGKILLGAKIAQMSDAELAEIVDRTTVFAKLTPAQKARIVQALHANGHVVGFLGDGINDSPALKAADVGISVDTAVDIAKESADIILLEKSLLVLQEGVTEGRKVFANITKYIKMGASSNFGNMFSVLGASIFLPFLPMAPIQVLTNNLLYDFSQTTIPTDNVDEEYLASPRKWDIGNIFKFMVFIGPISSIFDYATYAMMLYVFHAWNNPSLFQTGWFVESLLTQTLIIHIIRTARIPFIESHASPALIATTIVICTIGMTLPFTWAGSALGFEPLPWHYWPLVATMLVTYAMLTHLVKVWFIRRWGL from the coding sequence ATGTTCTCCAACCTGACCAAGGAGGCCGGCTCCATCGGCGTGGAACACTCAGCCAGCGGCGATCTGCTTGTTGCAGCAAGCCGACTTGACCCTTTCGAAGCCTGTGCAAGAGCAGGTTCTGCATTTGACGGCCTATCTGGCGTCGAGGCCGACGCGCGCTTGAAGAAATTCGGACCGAACCTCGTCGCACGTGAACGTAAGGCCTCTATTCCCGAAGAGCTCTGGAGCCGCGCGCGCAATCCATTGAACGCGCTGCTGCTGACGCTCGCGTTCGTTTCATATTTCTTGGGCGACGTCCGCGCGGCAATTGTAATCGCTGTGATGGTCGTGCTGGCGATCACGACCGCATTCATTCAGGAACACCGGTCAAACGAGGCTGCAGCCCGGTTGCGCGCCATGGTGCACACGACCGCAAGCGTCAGGCGCCGCCCGTGTCAATCGGATGATCCGTTTTCCGAGATTCCGATCGATCAAATCGTGCCAGGCGACGTGGTGCGGCTCTCCGCGGGAGACATGATACCTGCCGATCTACGCCTGCTCGAGGCCAAGGACCTGTTCATCAATCAATCTGCGTTGACCGGCGAGTCCATGCCGGCCGAGAAGCATGCCGAGGCCAGCGCGTCGATTTCTGATAACGCGTTCGAGATGCCGAATCTCTGTTTCATGGGAGCGAATGTCGTGTCCGGGTACGGCACCGGGGTGGTCTTGCAGACTGGTTCGAGGACCTTCTTCGGCCAACTTGCCCATGAGGTTGCCGGACGGCGCGTTCCGACTGCCTTCGACCAGGGCATCAATCGATTCACCTGGATGATGATCCGTTTCATCCTTGTCATGGTCCCCGCCGTCTTTCTGATCAACGGCTTGACCAAGCATGATTGGCTGCAAGCGCTGCTGTTCGCGGTGGCAGTGGCGGTCGGCCTCACACCTGAAATGCTGCCGATGATCGTCACAGTGAATCTCGCCAAGGGCGCGATTGCAATGTCGCGCAAGAAGGTGATCGTCAAGCGCCTGAACGCCATCCAGAATTTTGGTGCGATGGACGTACTGTGCACGGACAAGACCGGTACCCTGACGCAGGACCGGATAATCCTGAAGCGGCATCTCGACATCCAGGGGCAGGAATCCGAGCGCGTGCTCCAGTACGCGTTTCTCAACAGCCACTTCCAGTCGGGGCTAAGGAACCTGCTCGATGAAGCAGTTTTGGCGCATGTCGAACTCGAGCACGCCCTTAACATTGGCGGCGGCTTTTCAAAAATCGACGAGATTCCCTTCGACTTCTCGCGCCGTCGTTTATCGGTGGTGGTCGCACGCGAGGACGGCAAGCATGTCCTCATTTGCAAAGGCGCCGTTGAGGAGGTTTTCGCCGTGTGTTCGGGATACACTCTCGACGGACAAGTGAGACGCCTTGACGAACAGCATTTTGACGCCGCCCAACGGCAAACAATCGCGCTTAACTCCGATGGGTTTCGTGTTGTCGCAGTAGCCTACAAGGAGGTTGATCCGTCGAAGACCGTGTATTCGGTCGAAGATGAAGCCGATCTGACGCTTCTAGGCTACGTCGCCTTTCTCGATCCGCCAAAAGAGAGCACGCGGGAAGCAATTGCCGCGCTGGCATGCAAGGGGGTTCAGGTCAAGGTCCTTACCGGCGACAATGAAATCATCACGCGCAAGGTATGTAACGAAGTCCAACTGGACCCGGGCAAAATCCTGCTTGGCGCGAAGATCGCTCAAATGAGCGACGCTGAGCTTGCCGAAATTGTCGACCGCACGACGGTCTTTGCAAAGCTTACTCCTGCGCAAAAGGCAAGGATCGTACAGGCCCTTCACGCCAATGGACATGTGGTCGGATTCCTTGGCGATGGAATCAATGATAGCCCCGCGTTGAAGGCCGCCGATGTCGGCATTTCGGTCGACACGGCGGTCGACATCGCCAAGGAATCTGCTGACATCATCCTGCTCGAAAAGAGCCTTCTTGTCCTCCAGGAAGGCGTGACCGAGGGCCGCAAGGTTTTTGCGAACATCACGAAATACATCAAGATGGGTGCGAGCTCGAACTTCGGAAACATGTTCAGCGTACTTGGGGCAAGCATATTCCTGCCGTTCCTGCCGATGGCGCCCATTCAGGTCCTGACGAACAATCTTCTCTACGATTTTTCGCAGACAACAATTCCAACGGATAACGTCGACGAGGAGTACCTGGCGTCGCCGCGAAAATGGGATATCGGCAACATATTCAAATTCATGGTGTTCATCGGTCCTATCAGCTCGATATTTGACTACGCTACCTATGCCATGATGCTCTATGTCTTCCATGCCTGGAACAATCCGTCGTTGTTCCAGACCGGTTGGTTCGTCGAATCCCTTCTGACCCAAACCCTCATCATCCACATCATCCGAACGGCCAGGATTCCGTTCATCGAGAGCCATGCAAGCCCTGCGCTTATTGCGACCACAATAGTCATCTGCACGATCGGAATGACGTTACCCTTCACCTGGGCGGGCTCCGCGCTAGGCTTCGAGCCGCTCCCCTGGCACTACTGGCCGCTGGTCGCTACCATGCTGGTGACATACGCTATGCTCACTCATCTTGTGAAAGTGTGGTTCATTCGCAGGTGGGGGCTTTGA
- the adhP gene encoding alcohol dehydrogenase AdhP produces the protein MTKMMKAAVVHKFGQLLKIENVPVPVPGRGEILVKVMACGVCHTDLHAAEGDWPVKPALPFIPGHEVAGVVAALGPGVTDFKPGDPVGVAWLHDACMRCEYCETGWETVCEHQHNTGYSCDGGFAEYVIAAAPFAARLPVGVDFTQIAPILCAGVTSYKGLKETEARPGEWVAISGIGGLGQVAIQYAKAMGLHVAALDIAPDKLALALAAGADVAVDAQSADALAQILQATDGGAHGVLVTAVSPPAFSQALQVVRRRGTISLVGLPPGEFPTPIFDVVLKRLTVRGSIVGTRRDLDEAVAFAVEGKVLAEIKTAPLTDINTIFANLKAGKVQGRMVLDMSEPATA, from the coding sequence ATGACAAAGATGATGAAGGCTGCAGTGGTGCACAAGTTCGGGCAACTGCTGAAGATAGAGAATGTGCCCGTGCCTGTGCCGGGCCGGGGAGAGATCCTGGTCAAGGTGATGGCATGCGGCGTGTGCCACACGGATCTCCACGCCGCCGAAGGCGACTGGCCGGTAAAGCCCGCACTGCCGTTCATCCCGGGCCATGAGGTCGCCGGCGTCGTGGCTGCCCTTGGCCCGGGCGTGACCGATTTCAAGCCCGGCGATCCGGTCGGCGTGGCATGGCTGCATGACGCCTGCATGCGCTGCGAATACTGCGAGACCGGCTGGGAAACCGTGTGCGAGCATCAGCACAACACGGGATACAGCTGTGATGGTGGTTTCGCGGAGTACGTGATCGCTGCTGCGCCGTTTGCCGCACGGTTGCCGGTTGGCGTCGACTTTACGCAGATTGCGCCGATCCTGTGCGCCGGAGTCACAAGCTACAAAGGGCTGAAGGAAACCGAAGCACGGCCGGGCGAATGGGTCGCCATCTCCGGCATCGGCGGCCTCGGGCAGGTGGCGATCCAGTATGCCAAGGCGATGGGACTGCACGTCGCGGCGCTTGATATCGCTCCGGACAAACTCGCGCTCGCCCTGGCGGCCGGCGCCGATGTCGCGGTGGATGCACAATCGGCAGATGCGCTAGCGCAAATCCTCCAGGCCACTGACGGCGGCGCCCATGGCGTTCTGGTGACGGCCGTGTCTCCGCCCGCCTTTTCTCAAGCGTTGCAGGTGGTGCGGCGCAGGGGAACCATCAGCCTTGTCGGTCTACCACCCGGAGAGTTTCCGACTCCGATCTTCGACGTTGTCCTGAAGCGCCTCACCGTGCGCGGCTCCATTGTTGGCACCCGCCGTGACCTCGACGAGGCCGTCGCGTTTGCTGTCGAGGGCAAGGTTCTGGCCGAGATCAAGACGGCTCCTTTGACCGACATCAACACGATCTTTGCCAACCTCAAGGCCGGCAAGGTCCAAGGGCGCATGGTGCTGGACATGAGCGAGCCGGCAACGGCTTGA
- the pstB gene encoding phosphate ABC transporter ATP-binding protein PstB, which yields MLSESPLETISVRNVNFYYEHGKQALKNVSMPVYSGHATALIGPSGCGKSTLLRIFNRTYSLYRGQRAEGEVLFDGQNILTQKHDLSQLRARIGMVFQQPTAFPMTIYENIAFGIRLHRRISRADLDVEIECALRRAALWDEVKDNLHRSGTSLSGGQQQRLSIARTLALRPEVLLLDEPCSAIDPISSAKIEDTILELKREHAIVIVTHNLQQAARVSDYAGFMFLGELIEFTTTSEIFRTPRDPRTERFIAGRFG from the coding sequence ATGCTGTCCGAGTCACCGCTCGAAACGATCAGCGTTCGCAACGTCAACTTCTATTACGAGCACGGAAAACAGGCACTGAAGAATGTCTCGATGCCGGTCTATTCGGGACACGCCACCGCGCTGATCGGACCGTCAGGCTGTGGCAAGTCAACCCTTCTTCGCATTTTCAACCGCACCTACAGCCTCTATCGCGGGCAGCGCGCGGAAGGTGAAGTCTTGTTCGACGGCCAGAACATCCTGACGCAAAAGCATGATCTAAGCCAGCTGAGGGCCCGAATTGGTATGGTCTTTCAGCAACCGACGGCCTTCCCGATGACCATCTATGAAAACATTGCGTTTGGCATTCGATTGCACAGGCGGATTTCGCGAGCAGATCTCGACGTCGAGATCGAGTGCGCGCTTCGTCGCGCTGCGCTATGGGACGAGGTGAAGGATAATCTCCATCGCAGTGGCACCAGCCTTTCGGGTGGGCAGCAGCAACGTCTCAGCATCGCGCGCACCCTGGCGCTGCGTCCAGAGGTCTTGCTTCTCGACGAGCCGTGCTCGGCCATCGACCCGATCTCCTCGGCAAAGATCGAGGATACGATCCTCGAACTCAAGCGGGAACATGCGATCGTCATCGTGACCCACAATTTGCAGCAAGCAGCGCGGGTTTCAGACTATGCCGGCTTCATGTTCCTCGGTGAACTGATCGAGTTCACCACCACCAGCGAGATCTTCAGGACGCCGCGCGATCCGCGGACCGAGCGCTTCATTGCCGGGCGCTTCGGCTAG
- the fabI gene encoding enoyl-ACP reductase FabI, translated as MTPMVDLTGKRGLVVGIANESSIAYGCARAFRAAGATLAVTYLNAKAEPYVRPLAEALNTSIIVPCDVRITGELEAVFDRITREWGRLDFLFHSIAFAPRDDLHTSLVNCSAEGFAMAMDVSCHSFIRMARLAAPLMTAGGSLQTVSFFGADRVVDHYNLMGPVKAALESTVRTLAADLATRNIRVHALSTGPVKTRAASGIDRFDELLDRVRERTPANQLVTIDQIGAVAVFLASEAGAPLTGSVTFADQGFHVIA; from the coding sequence ATGACGCCTATGGTGGATCTGACCGGAAAACGCGGCCTCGTTGTCGGCATCGCCAACGAGAGCAGCATCGCTTATGGCTGCGCACGCGCATTCCGCGCCGCGGGGGCTACCCTCGCCGTGACTTATCTCAATGCCAAAGCGGAGCCTTACGTGCGGCCGCTCGCGGAAGCGCTCAACACATCCATCATTGTGCCCTGCGACGTTCGTATCACCGGCGAACTGGAAGCGGTGTTCGACCGGATCACCAGGGAGTGGGGGCGGCTCGATTTCCTGTTTCACTCGATCGCTTTTGCGCCACGCGACGACCTCCACACCAGCCTTGTCAACTGCTCCGCGGAAGGCTTCGCCATGGCGATGGATGTGTCATGCCATTCCTTCATCCGTATGGCCAGGCTTGCCGCCCCCTTGATGACGGCAGGCGGCAGTCTGCAAACCGTGAGCTTCTTTGGGGCGGATCGGGTCGTGGATCATTACAATCTGATGGGACCGGTGAAAGCGGCACTCGAATCCACCGTTCGCACACTCGCCGCCGACCTCGCAACCCGCAACATTCGCGTGCATGCGCTGTCGACAGGTCCTGTCAAAACGCGCGCGGCGTCCGGCATCGACCGGTTCGACGAACTGCTCGACCGCGTGCGCGAGCGCACCCCCGCCAACCAGCTTGTGACGATCGACCAAATCGGTGCCGTGGCAGTATTCCTTGCCAGCGAAGCCGGTGCACCACTAACAGGCTCCGTTACTTTTGCCGATCAGGGCTTCCACGTCATTGCATGA
- a CDS encoding acetate/propionate family kinase, protein MNGEILLTFNPGSSTIKLGLFAIEANRPCRLGSGIIDLRHRPLALHVIEGIVATDISLKATVTDDLHEVIDETLSWLRRHFSVNTLAAVGHRVVHGGDRFAGPEAISDAMLDAVEALVPLAPLHQPQSIRLIRAVRHLRPGLPQIASFDTAFHRSQSDLVRRFALPRTLFDQGVKRYGFHGLSYRFIAGQLQQIAPDVASGRVVAAHLGSGASLCALEAGISRDTSMGFSTLDGIPMATRCGALDPGVLIHLVKQRGLSIDAIEDMLYHRSGLLGTSGISADSRDLIASDAPEAQEALDLFTLRIAREIAALATTLRGLDGIVFTGGIGEHQPQIRNAICRHLAWLGVAVDDSANSDNATRIDGSRSKIAVLVIPTDEEQIIADETCSILAAKEPIG, encoded by the coding sequence ATGAACGGTGAAATTCTGCTGACCTTCAACCCGGGCTCCTCGACCATCAAGCTCGGTCTGTTTGCGATCGAGGCGAACAGGCCGTGTCGCCTCGGCAGCGGGATTATCGACCTGCGACACAGGCCTCTGGCGCTTCACGTCATTGAAGGGATCGTGGCGACCGACATTTCGCTGAAGGCAACTGTGACGGATGACCTGCATGAGGTGATCGACGAAACGCTCAGCTGGCTGAGAAGGCATTTCTCGGTAAATACCCTTGCTGCCGTCGGACATCGTGTCGTCCATGGTGGCGACCGGTTTGCCGGCCCCGAGGCGATCTCCGACGCCATGCTAGATGCGGTCGAAGCCCTCGTGCCGCTTGCGCCACTGCACCAACCGCAAAGCATCCGCCTGATCCGCGCCGTCCGCCATCTGCGTCCGGGCCTGCCGCAGATCGCATCGTTTGATACGGCGTTCCATCGCAGCCAGAGCGACCTCGTGCGCCGCTTCGCTTTGCCCCGCACACTGTTCGATCAGGGCGTGAAACGCTACGGCTTCCATGGCCTGTCCTATAGATTCATCGCCGGGCAATTGCAGCAGATCGCGCCGGATGTTGCCAGCGGCCGCGTCGTCGCGGCGCATCTGGGTAGCGGAGCGAGCCTTTGCGCTCTGGAGGCCGGTATCAGTCGTGACACCAGCATGGGATTCTCGACGCTCGACGGCATTCCGATGGCGACGCGTTGCGGCGCGCTTGATCCCGGTGTCCTGATCCATCTGGTGAAGCAACGCGGGCTATCGATCGATGCGATCGAGGACATGCTCTATCATCGTTCGGGTCTGCTTGGCACATCCGGCATCAGCGCCGACAGCCGCGACCTGATCGCTAGCGACGCTCCGGAAGCCCAAGAGGCGTTGGATCTCTTCACCTTGCGCATCGCACGTGAGATCGCGGCACTCGCCACAACGCTACGCGGGCTCGATGGCATCGTCTTCACCGGGGGTATCGGCGAGCATCAGCCGCAGATCCGTAACGCCATCTGCCGTCATCTTGCCTGGCTCGGGGTCGCGGTCGACGATTCCGCAAATTCGGACAATGCGACGCGGATCGACGGCTCCAGAAGCAAGATCGCCGTTCTTGTCATCCCGACTGATGAAGAGCAGATCATCGCAGACGAGACCTGCTCGATCCTCGCAGCAAAGGAACCCATCGGATGA